Proteins encoded in a region of the Coffea eugenioides isolate CCC68of chromosome 4, Ceug_1.0, whole genome shotgun sequence genome:
- the LOC113768511 gene encoding uncharacterized protein LOC113768511: protein MENSHRHQHRGSGSKWIAAVASIRIQCSCGASYAFGIYSPILKSRQGYDQATLDTVSVFKDIGANVGIISGFLYSAVVPDRRGRGQGRSWLRQPWVVILAGVIQCFLGYIMMWASVTGIIDRPGVGLMCLFMFLAAHAQTFFNTANVVTAVHNFQDYSGTIVGITKRHLLISGK, encoded by the exons ATGGAGAACAGCCACCGCCATCAGCACCGCGGCAGCGGCAGCAAATGGATAGCGGCGGTGGCGAGCATACGGATACAGTGCAGCTGCGGAGCATCGTACGCCTTCGGAATCTACTCACCAATCCTAAAATCAAGGCAAGGCTACGATCAAGCCACTTTGGACACCGTGTCAGTGTTCAAGGACATCGGGGCCAACGTCGGGATCATCTCCGGATTCCTTTATTCCGCCGTGGTACCCGACCGGAGAGGGAGAGGACAAGGACGGAGCTGGTTACGGCAGCCCTGGGTGGTGATCCTGGCGGGCGTAATCCAATGCTTTTTGGGCTACATCATGATGTGGGCTTCGGTGACCGGAATCATTGACCGGCCGGGGGTGGGATTGATGTGTTTGTTCATGTTCTTAGCAGCTCACGCTCAGACTTTCTTCAACACCGCTAACGTCGTAACCGCTGTTCATAACTTCCAGGATTACAGTGGGACCATTGTTGGTATCACGAAG CGACATCTCCTCATCTCCGGCAAATAA